From the Amia ocellicauda isolate fAmiCal2 chromosome 12, fAmiCal2.hap1, whole genome shotgun sequence genome, the window TAGTTAAATAactgaagaaatgcatacagtgagggaaaaaagtatttgatcccctgctgattttgtatgtttgcccactgacaaagaaatgatcagtctataattttaatggtaggtgtattttaacagtgagagacagaataacagcaaaaaaaaatccagaaaaacacatttcaaaaaagttataaattgatttgcatgttaatgagggaaataagtatttgaccccttcgacttagtacttggtggcaaaacccttgttggcaatcacagaggtcagatgtttcttgtagttggccaccaggtttgcacacatctcaggagggattttgtcccactcctctttgcagatcctctccaagtcattaggttttgaggctgacgtttggcaactcgaaccttcagctccctccacagattttctatgggattaaggtctggagactggctaggccactccaggaccttaatgtgcttcttcttgagccactcctttgttgccttggctgtgtgttttgggtcattgtcatgctggaatacccatccatgacccattttcaatgccctggctgagggaaggaggttctcacccaagatttgacggtacatggccctgtccatcgtccctttgatgcggtgcagttgtcctgtccccttagcagaaaaacacccccaaagcataatgtttccacctccatgtttgacggtggggatggtgttcttggggtcattcctcctcctccaaacacggtgagttgagttgatgccaaagagctcgattttggtctcatctgaccacaacactttcacccagttcttctctgaatcattcagatgttcattggcaaacttcagacgggcctgtacatgtgctttcttgagcagggggaccttgtggtcgctgcaggatttcagtccttcatgccgtagtgtgttaccaattgttttcttggtgactatggtcccagctgccttgagatcattaacaagatcctcctgtgtagttctgggctgattcctcaccgttctcatgatcattgaaactccacgaggtgagatcttgcatggagccccagaccgagggagactgacagttattttgtgtttcttccatttgcgaataatcgcaccaactgttgtcaccttctcaccaagctgcttggcgatggtcttgtagcccattccagccttgtgtaggtctacaatcttgtccctgacatccttggacagctctttggtcttggccatggtggagagtttggaatctgattgattgattgcttctgtggacaggtgtcttttatacaggtaacgagctgagattaggagcagtccctttaagagagtgctcctaatctcagctcgttacctgtataaaagacacctgggagccagaaatcttgctgattgataggggatcaaatacttatttccctcattaacatgcaaatcaatttataacttttttgaaatgcatttttctggatttttttgttgttattctgtctctcactattaaaatacacctaccattaaaattatagactgatcatttctttgtcagtgggcaaacatacaaaatcagcaggggatcaaatacttttttcccctcactgtatgtatgccAACAAGGTGTAAAGAGAAGCCCCTCCCGCCAATAAAATGTCAACCCCACCTCAGCCCTCCCACTGAGAAGAGGCTGGCACAGCCCCTGCAATCAAGGACCCAaatctattttgaaataaatataatcgaATGATACATCTCCGTCTATGTTACGGAGTAAAGAGTCCGATAACCTGACGGATTTCTGATGAGTGATTGGAATTTATAATGCAGATGGGGGGAACGCGGATCGAgatgagagacagagaaacgcCGTTTCTAATAAACTGCAACATCATTGGAGCTGTTTTATGTGAGCCTCCAtttttattggttaaaataggTGAGTCTGCTCCCATTGGCTAGAAAAactgaagtgggtttggcacagtgcatgattgacagttggtaTGTTCATCTGGAAGTTCAGTGGTTTGTCTGtaagtttgtctgtttatattaattaatagccACATTAATTACATAGCTGGTCAATGTAGTTACGCATTAATTGACACACGAATcggacaaattaataaattacttGACAGATTACTCTATGGCCTAATCTACCGGCTGAATGGCCAAATTGACGAATTTCAGAATTCATTTCCAATGATCTACCAAATTGACAGACGAATACTTTTGGCATAAACAGCGCTCTATAATTTTATGTCCTGGTCTATGTGTCAGTCCGTCAATTAGtctcccaccccctccccctctctctcacctcctcAAACAGCTCCAGGCTGTAGGTGTTGTCATCGTCCGCGAAGTACACCACCCCTTCCTCCCCCCTGACCAGCTTGCCCGCCGCGGCCTGCTCTCGGAGCCAGCGTAGCCCCTCGTTCCGCTGCTCCGCGCCCCGGGGCTTCAGCCAGTTGGGGTCGCCTTCATGCAGTTTGAGCTGGGGTGGGGTGGCAGTGCACAGCTGGGTGTGGGGGAGTCCTGCGGCGTGCAGCACCCCCGAGACCAGGCTGGACAGCACAGGCGCGTCCTCCACCACCACCCAGTGCAGGGAGGGCACCTGACGCAGCGCCTGGGACAAACGTACCAGCTCGGCCTTCTGCACCAGCCTGGGGGGAAGAGTTGGAGAGGGAGTCTTGTCAGAGATTGTGCTGttgtagtttgtgtgtgtggcactGTGTACCtgggctgtgttgtgttgtgttggtgtgtgtggtgctgtgtacCTGGCGTAGGTGGGGGTGATGACGTAGATGGTGGgcaagagggggtgggggggctctgTGCGGGCCTTGAGACTGCGTAGCTCCCCCTGCAGCCGAGAGATGGTACGATCTTGAGACTGCACATCCTTTCTACAGTCACAGTGctgacctgagagagagaggattggGGGGGCAGCAGAGGGGAGATGAGAGGAatagagggagggggagagatgaagaagaaaagagagagaggtagtGAGGGAGAGGGTGTGCGAGTCAGCCTGAAGAGACTGGTCCTCCCCCTCTCCATGAGCCTTCCCCATCCCTCCATCCCTTTCCCCTCCTCTCACAGCATCCACCATCCCTCCATCCATCCCTCCTTACCCAGCTGCAGCAGAGTGTACATCAGCCCCAGCAGCGACACCATGAAGTACATCACAAACACTGTCTTCAGCTTCACCTTCAGCCGCATGGCTCCTGGTGCACACACCCACAGAGGCAGGCAAGcaggcatacatacatacatacatataggcaaaaaaatatatatagatagatagatatagacatagatgagagagagaggctcaaaaacaaaaacgcatGCACATTTATACAGTGAAACAGACAAAAACGCAAACACACACGGGAGAGAAAACAAAGAAGACATCAGTCAGtcgatatttatttattctggcGCAACATTAACCCTACCTagtgaatacatatatatgtaaatatatttatagacGTAAACCGCTCTGCGCAGTTCAAAGTATACAATGTCATTCCAACAATAGTTTTTATGCAATATCAATTTTTGTGAATGGCTACTACTAGTGTACGTTTCTGCGTGGGGTACCATTATCTTACCGGTCGCTGGCGATTCCCACGGAAGGCTTTGACTTTACGCTACAGCACAGCCGCCGGTATTGAGCCCTGGCCCGCCGGTCACAACAGAAGCGCTGGCGACCACTCGTCCAAATCGACACGGCCACCAAGACACCTCATTCATTTTCGAAAAAGGTTTACCAACAACTTCCGGCATCGCTGTCCCGCTCACGTCACAGTCCCCCCGGACCCACCCGCCTGCGCTTTGGTTCCGGATTCTGCGTGACGTTGCTGCATTCTATTGTCTCGCTCATTCAATATTTccactattactattattcccagtagtagtagtagtattttcaagtttcaaattaaattcacaaaacGTCAGTGTGGTGTTGAGTGTAGTGATTCAGAGAGTGTAACAGTTATCGTTCCTAAACAGTCAGTGTGTAGTTAGGAATTCCCAGCTCCTAGCAAAACATTATTAAGAATAAAAAttggaacaacaaaaaaaaaaaaaaaaagctggggATTAGATATTAGTAGAAGTTAACCaagttttccttttatttgtaacatacaaataaaacaaatacaaactgaGAAAGGCTGCCACCTCGCTGAAGTATCaagagacttaaaaaaaaaaaaaaaaaaaaaattgaaaacattCCCGGGCAGGGCAGTAGATTTGTGTCCGTTTGGTTCTTCTCTCTACCCAGTAAAGCGGCCTGCTGCACACAGCCAAACAAGGTAACAGAGGAAGAATAGATATATACAAGGAATATTCAACCTGGACTCTATAAAAGAGAGCacgggagagggagggagaggggcaggAGTTGGgggacaacaaacaaaacaaaaaattgtaACAGACAGCTTTCTTAGTACATGTTCTATTTAAACGCTCCACCTCCCCACTCCCAACACCCAACACTTTGTGTTAAACACTGGGGTCTGTGTACACAACACTGACCAGCACAACCTCCAGCCCTGTTTTCAAGTTTCCATTCCAATCTAGCTGTGAAATACTGCATTAACCTATTAGTTTATCCTAATTAACTGTACCTCTGTACtgtctctctccaggaccagggctgtagACCCTGTTGTACTGGACTGTCTCTCTACTGTACTGTCCTGTCAGCATCAGGGCATGGCTCTGCGTTGGCGGACAGTTGGATTCTCGCCACACCCCCGAGAGTAAAGCAACAGGCATGGGCGGACAGGAGCCGATGGCAAAAGAGccgacaaataattaaaaacacacacacacgtggcaaaagcataaataaaacaaaacaaaacaaataaaacagctgGTAAGTGGGAGACTGCTGCAGCTGCCCCGAAGGGCCACAACTACATTAGGATGGAATCATTGAAAGCCTAAGGATACCCCAATaaggggagggtggggggagaATGTACATGGTGGGGGggtattaaaaaagtaaagttTGTTGCCTTGGAATTACAGGGGGGGAATcagattttaaaaaggcatGGAGGGGTCCtggcgggtgtgtgtgtggggttgggggggaggggCGGGGGTGGTTTCCCTCCCTCAATGGCAGCAGCCCCCGCAGTGCCCCCCCCCGTGCGCGTGCGGCCCCCCCTCGCCAAACTTGGTCCTCCGGCTCAGGATCTCATAGGAGCAGTCATCACTACAGCAACCAGACACGCTGGGAGAGGACTCGTCAATCTCAAACCTCAGAGAAGGAGAAATGGGATGAGACTCAATGACAGAAACAGAGACGGAGATGTGCAGAGATTGaggcagactgaaagagagagacagagacagacaaagacagacagagagagagagagagagagacacaaacacacagacgaCTCACTGTAAGGACTCCCTGAAGAACTGGTAGGCGCCATGATTGTGTTTGAATACTGTTAACATCACCTTCTTCATCTGTgtactagagagagagagagagagaaagagtgtgtGTATAATTGTGCGTTTGGCCATGTGTTGTGGCATGTGTAAGTTTGGCAGTATGTGTAGCGgcatatgtaagtgtgtgtttggCCGTGTGTACAGGTGTTTGGCTGTATGCAGCGTTGGGTGTAAAACTACTGTAATATTACATCTTAACGGGATAATATAATGCATTAGTTTTAATTTGAGTAATATTACTTACTTTCCTGAAACAATTAAAAGAGCGTTTTCACACTATATGTTCTTCATCTAAATGATGTGTTTAAATCTGAAGCAAGTAGCagtaatttcaacacttttttACTTGCGTGCGCCATATCAAAATCACTAAGTCCGCACAGCATGTAATGTCTATGCAACGACACCACTTGTGTGCACAGAGCTGAACTGTAATGTAGGCGTTATTATGAAACCCACTCCTTCTCCGGGCAAGCCACGCCCACACAGGATTCAAAGCGCTGGCACTgagtaactgtcaatcatttttatgcagccaatcactttccaggaaatgcttgtcaaaaaaaaaaaattatgcagccaatcacctGCAGAAGACACTTGTCAGTCATTTTTTATGCAGCCTCTTCAGCCTCTTATTTCGGCTTCTTCGCTTATAAAAGTAAAACACTTTTTCGTTCAACATTCATGTAGTTTAATACAGACAAAAGTCTTTACCAAGATTTatgctttttattgttttgttttctgatggGGCAAGTTAGAGATGTcactattttaatttgtgttcatATATATAGAAAGGTTAAATGAACAAATGCTGTTACTTTTGTAAACTGTTATAATGAAGTTAGCAAACTGCAATATTGAGTTTGATTTTACAGTgccgatttattttttatctaatAGTCTCCTTGGCAGTGAATTCTGTGCAGGAGATGCAGCACATGTCGAATGTGCAAGGAACCCTACTGCGTTTccactttatttgtatgtattgttttaattgttaccTAGTTTAGAGCAGACTACTGGACGATTACTTTGCATTCTATTATTGCTGAGCCTCTGTAATTAAATCTgcacatgttttattaatctGCGAAGTAAGATATCACCCAGACCGATTAATTCGCAGTTCTCTGTGCTACTGACCCAAGAACTAAGGTAACCCACagtcttaatttattttatttgtttggtatacattaaaaaaaacacatcaccaGAATAGATTAGTCATATTGTTTCACAGGGCAAAAGGAAGGAATGTAGCAAGTAATATAATGAGTAATACatgctacattttaaaagaacttatgtaatactaatatttTTTCCTCAAGAAATGAATAACAATATATCACTTCAGTAATGACTacaacactgtctgtgtgtgtttggctgCGTGTGTAAGAGAGTGTGAGTTTGGCTGCATGTGCAGGCGTGTGTAAGTGTTTGTGTTTGGCTGTGTGCAGgcttgtgtaagtgtgtgtgtttggctgtgtgcaggcttgtgtaagtgtgtgtgtttggctgTGTGCGCAGGCGTGTGTGTTTGGCTGTGTGCGCAGgcatgtgtaagtgtgtgtgtttggctgTGTGTAAGAGTGTGTGTTTAGCTGTGTGCAGgcatgtgtgtaagtgtgcgcGTTTGGCCGTGTGCACAGGCGTGTGTAAGTGTGCGCATTTGGCTGTGTGTAGGCGTGTGTAAGAGTGCGTTTGGCTGTGTGCAGGCGTGTGTAAGAGTGTCCGTTTGGCTTTATGTGCAGGTGTGTGCgtttggctgtgtgtgtaggcGTGTGCAAGAGTGTGCGTTTGGCTGCCTGTGCAGGCGTGTGTAAGTGTGCGTTTGGCTGTGTGTGCAGGCGTGTGCATGAGTGTGCGTTTGGCTTTGTGTGCAGGCATGTGCGTTTGGCTGCGTGAGCAGccgtgtgtaagtgtgtgtgtttggctcTGTGCACAGGAGTGTGTAAGAGTGTGTGTTTGGCTGTGTGTGCAGGCGTGTGTAagagtgtgtgtttggtgtGTTCAGTCCTGACCTGTTGGCAATGAGCTGCAGGATCTGAATGAGGAATTTGCCCAGACCTTTCCTGCGAACACGGCTCTCCAACTGAACCTCATAactacagagagacagagagagagaaaattacACTGTCAGATAATGTAAGTTATGCATCACATCTCCCAGTACCCCCTCCCTACCATTTGCCCCCTCCTCCAACACCCCCgttccctccccccctccccctgcctGTCTCTCACCAGTACAGCACTTCCTCCCCGCACTCCACGTCGAACCGAAAGTGAGAGAAtgcaatgggtgtggctgatCCACCAGATGCCCCGCCTCCTCCATCCCTGGCCAGGAGATACCACGCCCTTTCATCTCGAAGCTCCTCCCTCTTCTCCCGCTCCTTCCACCCCCACTCACTCTGTTCATAGCTGGAGGAGAGCGAGTGTGTCAATCATCAAAAACAGACGCAGACCCTCTCCTCTATAGCTCCACCCACTGCACCACCCCCCTATATAGCCCTGCCCACTCTCACAGTGCCTGCATGTTGTTGCGCGTCAGGTCGTACGCCCACTCCAGTGTGTCAGGGCTCAGTGCTGCCACCCGCTGGCACTCAATTGCAAGGTTCAACCTGCAGGGGAAGAAGAGAGAGGGGTCAGTGAGGGCATCAGACAGAGGAACAGAAAGGGACACAAATGCACAAGACAGACACGCAGAGACAGAAAGATAcatatagagacagacagaaagacgcacacacacagatacacacacacacacacacacccacccattCCGGTCGTATTTCTTGAACACTGGGAAAGCAGCCAGTGGATCCTCCAGCtgcaaagagaaaaaataaacacggTCACTGATGCCACTCCTGCCTCCAACTGCCACTCCTTCTCTCTTGGCCTCCCTGGACTCCACCTGCTCTCAAGAGCTGTTCAGTCAGAATTGCGCCGATATGTAAACACACAGCGGGTCTCTCACCTTATTGGCCGACTCCACCTTGGCGCACACGGCGTCCATGGCGGCCCTCTCCTCCAGCCTCCTCTGTTTCTTCTCCTTCGCCTTGTTTGACTTCCTCTGGAGAGAGGgatgaaagagaaagagaggggagagaagggagagaggaagaagagaggGGGGTGTTAGGCAGAGAACTCGTCCTCTCCGTT encodes:
- the b3gat3 gene encoding galactosylgalactosylxylosylprotein 3-beta-glucuronosyltransferase 3 translates to MRLKVKLKTVFVMYFMVSLLGLMYTLLQLGQHCDCRKDVQSQDRTISRLQGELRSLKARTEPPHPLLPTIYVITPTYARLVQKAELVRLSQALRQVPSLHWVVVEDAPVLSSLVSGVLHAAGLPHTQLCTATPPQLKLHEGDPNWLKPRGAEQRNEGLRWLREQAAAGKLVRGEEGVVYFADDDNTYSLELFEEMRHTQRVSVWPVGLVGAMRLERPLVEGGRVVGFHTGWRPTRPFPMDMAGFAVSLRLVLAHPEAHFDSAAQMGMLESSFLQSLVTLEDLEPRADLCTKVLVWHTRTEKPKMKREEALQKQGLGSDPDIEV
- the naa40 gene encoding N-alpha-acetyltransferase 40 isoform X3, translating into MDAVCAKVESANKLEDPLAAFPVFKKYDRNGLNLAIECQRVAALSPDTLEWAYDLTRNNMQALYEQSEWGWKEREKREELRDERAWYLLARDGGGGASGGSATPIAFSHFRFDVECGEEVLYCYEVQLESRVRRKGLGKFLIQILQLIANSTQMKKVMLTVFKHNHGAYQFFRESLQFEIDESSPSVSGCCSDDCSYEILSRRTKFGEGGPHAHGGGHCGGCCH
- the naa40 gene encoding N-alpha-acetyltransferase 40 isoform X1, whose protein sequence is MGRKSNKAKEKKQRRLEERAAMDAVCAKVESANKLEDPLAAFPVFKKYDRNGLNLAIECQRVAALSPDTLEWAYDLTRNNMQALYEQSEWGWKEREKREELRDERAWYLLARDGGGGASGGSATPIAFSHFRFDVECGEEVLYCYEVQLESRVRRKGLGKFLIQILQLIANSTQMKKVMLTVFKHNHGAYQFFRESLQFEIDESSPSVSGCCSDDCSYEILSRRTKFGEGGPHAHGGGHCGGCCH
- the naa40 gene encoding N-alpha-acetyltransferase 40 isoform X2, with the translated sequence MRKSNKAKEKKQRRLEERAAMDAVCAKVESANKLEDPLAAFPVFKKYDRNGLNLAIECQRVAALSPDTLEWAYDLTRNNMQALYEQSEWGWKEREKREELRDERAWYLLARDGGGGASGGSATPIAFSHFRFDVECGEEVLYCYEVQLESRVRRKGLGKFLIQILQLIANSTQMKKVMLTVFKHNHGAYQFFRESLQFEIDESSPSVSGCCSDDCSYEILSRRTKFGEGGPHAHGGGHCGGCCH